The following proteins are co-located in the Doryrhamphus excisus isolate RoL2022-K1 chromosome 3, RoL_Dexc_1.0, whole genome shotgun sequence genome:
- the celf2 gene encoding CUGBP Elav-like family member 2 isoform X12 — MQQLNSATTWGGLTGLGGLTPQYLALLQQATSSGNLGAFSGIQQMAGMSALQLQNLATLAAAAAAAQNSASPSTANPLSSNAASLGALASPAAGTTASSNAGAMNSLTSLGTLQGLAGATVGLNNINALAGSVNSMAALNGGLGGAGLANGAAGTMDALTQAYSGIQQYAAAALPTLYSQSLLQQQGAAGSQKEGPEGANLFIYHLPQEFGDQDILQMFMPFGNVVSAKVFIDKQTNLSKCFGFVSYDNPVSAQAAIQAMNGFQIGMKRLKVQLKRSKNDSKPY; from the exons ATGCAGCAGCTCAACAGCGCCACCACCTGGGGCGGCCTGACCGGCCTGGGCGGCCTCACCCCGCAGTACCTGGCG TTGCTCCAGCAGGCCACCTCCTCCGGCAACCTGGGGGCCTTCAGCGGGATCCAGCAGATGGCCG GTATGAGCGCTCTGCAGTTGCAGAACTTGGCCACTttagcggcggcggcggcagcggccCAAAACTCAGCCAGCCCGTCCACCGCCAACCCCCTGTCCTCCAACGCCGCCTCCCTGGGAGCGTTGGCCAGCCCAG caGCGGGCACCACCGCCAGCTCCAACGCGGGCGCCATGAACTCGCTGACCTCCCTGGGCACCCTGCAGGGCCTGGCGGGCGCCACGGTGGGCCTCAACAACATCAACGCACTAGCAGGTAGCGTCAACA GTATGGCGGCGCTCAACGGCGGCCTGGGCGGCGCCGGGCTGGCCAACGGGGCGGCGGGCACCATGGACGCGCTGACGCAGGCCTACTCAGGGATCCAACAGTACGCCGCCGCCGCGCTGCCCACCCTCTACAGCCAGTCGCTGCTGCAGCAGCAGGGCGCCGCCGGCAGCCAGAAGGAAG GCCCCGAGGGCGCCAACCTGTTCATCTACCACCTGCCCCAGGAGTTTGGAGACCAGGACatcctgcagatgttcatgccTTTCGGGAACGTGGTCTCGGCCAAAGTCTTCATCGACAAACAGACCAACCTCAGCAAGTGCTTCG GCTTCGTGAGCTACGACAATCCGGTGTCGGCGCAGGCGGCCATCCAGGCCATGAACGGCTTCCAGATCGGGATGAAGCGGCTGAAGGTGCAGCTGAAGCGCTCCAAGAACGACAGCAAACCCTACTGA